In the Drosophila takahashii strain IR98-3 E-12201 chromosome 3R, DtakHiC1v2, whole genome shotgun sequence genome, one interval contains:
- the ppk30 gene encoding pickpocket protein 19 — protein sequence MSAIAWKPEPSFEDNDDDQRESKKQKNDGENGWASTRRYARIPLKLIALLATVYVSVLSSERYFYYWVQTSIERTDVHVSEIYFPAVTIIPINFTMVNISKKSEKFSKAYNLVQSVIWQTPMSARLTEENFTEFSDYDNWNFQTWGFLESWQVNCKHFFTECQWRHKTMNCCDIFRPGKTFNGFSFEFNSNLSTTRDETWPWSAAASGSNSGLNVKIKRQHSQFTVNTLGVIVHEPTQYLGMSIDYSSEDRIVIPVEPLRFTAESDVKARPVEMRRCYFKAEIEALYETRSECIYRCHYYYILDKCNCTLNLPVWASFNEKSNTASKESSKLRICGVPDLACFNKNKLSLLSMSNIIEESRDNVFTTFDCGCFPQCDHTQYHTSTYTERLSTHTAHATEIEIDVYFQEETLFSYRSMLRFTLIDLMVSYGGIAGLIMGISVLGCVNNFLDHFVCCRLPHDS from the exons ATGAGTGCCATTGCGTGGAAGCCAGAACCTTCTTTCGaggataatgatgatgacCAGCGGGAGTCGAAGAAGCAGAAGAACGACGGCGAGAATGGATGGGCTTCGACCAGGAG ATATGCTAGAATCCCACTGAAATTAATCGCCTTGTTAGCCACTGTCTACGTGAGTGTTTTGTCTTCGGAGCGGTATTTCTATTATTGGGTGCAGACCTCCATCGAAAGGACCGATGTGCATGTGTCTGAGATTTATTTTCCAGCAGTGACCATTATCCCGATCAATTTCACCATGGTTAATATCTCAAAGAAATCGGAGAAATTTTCCAAGGCCTATAATTTGGTACAGTCTGTTATTTGGCAAACTCCGATGTCAGCCCGCCTGACGGAGGAGAACTTTACGGAGTTTTCCGACTACGACAATTGGAACTTTCAGACCTGGGGATTTCTCGAGTCCTGGCAGGTCAATTGTAAGCACTTTTTCACCGAGTGCCAGTGGCGCCACAAGACAATGAACTGCTGTGACATTTTCCGGCCtggaaaaacattcaatgGATTTTCCTTTGAGTTCAATTCGAATCTGTCCACGACGAGAGATGAAACCTGGCCTTGGTCAGCAGCTGCATCGGGATCCAATAGCGGTTTAAATGTTAAGATCAAACGGCAGCACAGCCAGTTTACGGTGAATACTCTGGGG GTTATAGTACACGAACCAACACAGTATCTGGGCATGAGTATTGACTATTCCTCGGAGGATAGGATTGTGATTCCGGTAGAACCTCTTCGTTTTACAGCCGAATCAGATGTCAAGGCACGTCCAGTTGAAATGCGTCGGTGTTATTTCAAG gCTGAAATTGAGGCATTATATGAAACCCGTTCGGAATGCATATACAGGTGCCACTATTACTACATTCTTGACAAGTGCAACTGCACTTTAAATTTACCAGTTTGGGCCTCTTTTAACGAAAAAAGTAATACCGCTTCGAAGGAAAGCAGTAAGCTAAGGATTTGCGGTGTTCCAGATCTAGCCTgctttaacaaaaacaaac TTTCCCTGCTTTCTATGAGCAACATCATAGAAGAGTCGAGGGATAATGTATTTACCACCTTCGATTGCGGCTGCTTTCCCCAGTGTGATCACACCCAGTACCATACTTCGACTTACACCGAAAGATTGAGCACCCACACTGCCCACGCAACGGAAATCGAGATAGATGTGTATTTTCAGGAGGAGACCCTGTTCTCCTATCGCTCCATGCTGCGCTTCACCCTCATCGATCTAATGG TTTCCTACGGAGGAATAGCAGGTCTGATCATGGGAATCTCGGTTCTAGGCtgtgtcaataactttttggATCACTTTGTCTGCTGTCGTCTACCCCATGATTCCTAA
- the Obp99a gene encoding general odorant-binding protein 99a — MKVFVAICVLIGLASADYVVKNRNDMLAYREECVKELAVPADLVEKYTKWEYPNDTKTQCYIKCVFTKWGLFDAQTGFNVENIHQQLVGNHADHNEAFHATLAACVDKNEQGTSECEWAYRGATCLLRENAALIQKSLAPKV; from the exons ATGAAGGTTTTCGTTGCCATCTGTGTGCTGATTGGACTG GCCTCCGCTGACTATGTCGTGAAGAACCGGAACGACATGCTCGCCTACCGGGAGGAGTGCGTCAAGGAGCTGGCCGTTCCCGCCGATCTGGTCGAGAAGTACACCAAGTGGGAGTACCCCAATGACACCAAGACCCAGTGCTACATCAAGTGCGTCTTCACCAAGTGGGGCCTGTTCGATGCCCAGACCGGTTTCAATGTGGAGAACATCCACCAGCAGCTGGTCGGCAACCACGCCGACCACAACGAGGCCTTCCACGCCACCCTGGCCGCCTGCGTGGACAAGAACGAGCAGGGAACCAGTGAGTGCGAGTGGGCCTACCGTGGAGCCACCTGCCTGCTGAGGGAGAACGCCGCCCTCATCCAGAAGAGCCTGGCCCCCAAGGTTTAG
- the ppk19 gene encoding pickpocket protein 19 — protein MLLYTRELVAPRPKQGLLRFRNKPPGPTYRERLRSSFAHSSIPGMQHVFGERHLWQRCLWLTVVLGAGLTGFSLYTVLRHRHSEQLLVSLIETTQLPVYHIDFPAVAICPWSHVNWERALPALHRFLPRNPDAELRETFRMLLVVLDLTSFSNFQRAEDLAKKNGTGLGFLKMKQLMNFLAYRCDELFVSDSCVFDETPYDCCKLFVPEQTEKGQCLVFNSLISEHSRKKQLTNKFYPYKLSTAGEESGLKFTINASYTFVKSGEPLPFGMNLMIKEPRQWSNQMMYHLYPDTENFVAVHPMVTETSPNTYEMSPSKRRCYFDNEKNPNFQDSSLTYNRENCLVMCLHLVVLKTCNCSTPVFLPPIETIRECGIVDAACLGSNADIFSYVKMGEQDKYINDSRRGHFCDCPDNCNSRQYKMTLNVRKLDYPKNSTETLIKAQIYYGQRVMTKIITKLKYTNLDLLANFGGIISLYIGASVMSFIELSIVLGKLLRVFVKDAYAKVKRVC, from the exons ATGCTGCTTTACACCAGGGAACTTGTGGCTCCGCGGCCAAAACAAGGACTTCTCCGCTTCAGGAACAAGCCACCTGGTCCAACGTACAGGGAGAGATTGCGCAGCTCCTTTGCCCACTCGTCCATCCCTGGAATGCAGCATGTCTTCGGGGAGCGGCATCTCTGGCAGCGCTGCCTGTGGCTTACCGTCGTCCTGGGAGCGGGCCTCACTGGATTTAGTCTGTACACCGTGCTGAGGCATCGCCACAGTGAGCAGCTCCTGGTCAGCCTGATAGAGACCACCCAGTTGCCAGTCTATCACATCGATTTCCCAGCGGTGGCCATTTGTCCATGGAGCCACGTCAACTGGGAAAGAGCACTGCCAGCATTACACCGATTTCTGCCCAGAAATCCGGATGCAGAGCTTCGGGAAACATTCCGCATGCTACTCGTGGTTCTGGATCTTACTTCATTTTCCAATTTCCAAAGGGCAGAGGATCTGGCCAAGAAGAATGGCACTGGTTtggggtttttaaaaatgaagcaGCTGATGAACTTCTTGGCCTATCGATGCGACGAGCTGTTTGTCTCCGATTCCTGCGTCTTCGATGAGACTCCCTACGATTGCTGCAAGCTCTTCGTGCCGGAACAAACGGAGAAGGGTCAGTGCTTGGTCTTCAACTCCCTGATATCGGAGCACTCCCGGAAAAAGCAACTGACCAATAAGTTTTATCCTTACAAATTGAGCACCGCTGGCGAGGAGTCGGGCTTGAAATTTACTATCAATGCAAGCTATACCTTTGTGAAGTCTGGCGAACCTCTTCCCTTTGGAATGAAT ctaATGATTAAGGAACCACGACAATGGTCGAATCAAATGATGTACCACCTCTATCCGGATACGGAAAACTTTGTGGCTGTGCATCCTATGGTCACGGAAACCTCCCCTAACACCTATGAAATGAGTCCCAGCAAGAGGCGTTGCTACTTTGAT AACGAAAAGAATCCAAACTTCCAGGACTCTTCATTGACCTATAATCGGGAAAATTGTCTGGTTATGTGCCTTCATCTAGTCGTCTTGAAGACCTGCAATTGCTCCACGCCTGTTTTTCTGCCGCCCATTG AAACCATTCGGGAGTGTGGAATAGTGGATGCCGCCTGTCTGGGCAGCAATGCCGATATTTTCAGCTATGTAAAGATGGGCGAGCAGGATAAATACATTAACGACTCACGACGTGGACACTTTTGTGATTGCCCAGATAATTGCAATTCGCGGCAGTACAAAATGACGCTCAATGTGAGAAAGTTGGATTA TCCAAAAAACTCTACAGAGACGTTGATAAAAGCACAGATTTATTATGGCCAGCGAGTGATGACCAAAATCATAACGAAACTCAAGTACACTAATCTAGATCTGCTGGCCAACTTTGGTGGCATCATAAGTCTTTACATAGGGGCCTCTGTCATGAGTTTCATAGAACTTTCGATTGTGCTGGGCAAACTGCTGCGGGTATTCGTTAAAGATGCCTACGCGAAGGTAAAAAGAGTGTGTTAA
- the Bub3 gene encoding mitotic checkpoint protein BUB3 — MRPPEFKLNNPPEDLISAVKFGPKSNQYMAASSWDGTLRFYDVPANQMRQKFLQDAPILDCAFMDIVHVVSGSLDNQLRLFDVNTQTESIVGCHEEPIRCVEHAEYVNGILTGSWDTNVKLWDMREKRCVGTFEQSNGKVYSMSVIDEKIVVATSDRKVLIWDLRKMDSYIMKRESSLKYQTRCIRLFPNKEGYVMSSIEGRVAVEYLDHDPEVQRRKFAFKCHRNREQNIEQIYPVNALSFHNVYQTFATGGSDGIVNIWDGFNKKRLCQFHEYDTSISTLNFSSDGSALAIGCSYLDHLPETPATVPHPAIYIRYPTDQETKQK, encoded by the exons ATGCGTCCGCCAGAGTTCAAGCTCAACAATCCGCCGGAGGACCTGATCTCGGCGGTGAAATTCGGCCCCAAATCGAATCAGTACATGGCTGCGTCTTCGTGGGACGGAACTTTGAGGTTCTACGATGTGCCGGCTAACCAGATGCGCCAGAAGTTCCTGCAGGATGCCCCGATTTTGGACTGTGCCTTCATG GACATCGTGCACGTGGTCAGTGGCTCGCTGGACAACCAACTGCGTCTCTTCGATGTCAACACGCAGACCGAGAGCATAGTTGGTTGCCACGAGGAGCCCATCCGCTGCGTGGAGCACGCCGAGTACGTGAATGGCATCCTCACGGGCAGCTGGGACACCAACGTGAAGCTGTGGGACATGCGGGAGAAGCGCTGCGTGGGCACCTTCGAGCAGAGCAACGGCAAGGTTTACTCCATGTCGGTGATCGACGAGAAGATCGTGGTGGCCACCTCCGACCGCAAGGTGCTCATCTGGGATCTGCGCAAGATGGACAGCTACATCATGAAGCGCGAGTCCTCGCTCAAGTACCAGACCCGCTGCATTCGCCTGTTCCCCAACAAGGAGGGCTACGTGATGTCCTCCATCGAGGGCCGCGTGGCCGTCGAGTATCTGGATCACGATCCCGAGGTGCAGCGCCGCAAGTTCGCCTTCAAGTGTCATCGCAATCGGGAGCAGAACATCGAGCAAATCTATCCCGTGAATGCGTTAAGCTTCCACAATGTCTACCAGACCTTCGCCACCGGTGGTTCCGATGGCATCGTGAACATTTGGGACGGCTTCAACAAGAAGCGCCTGTGCCAGTTCCACGAATACGACACCTCCATCTCCACGCTCAACTTTAGCTCCGATGGCTCCGCCCTGGCCATCGGCTGCTCGTATTTGGACCACCTGCCAGAGACGCCGGCCACCGTGCCGCACCCGGCCATCTATATACGCTACCCGACGGATCAAGAGACTAAACAGAAATAA